Below is a window of 'Nostoc azollae' 0708 DNA.
TAATGGATTTGACATAGCGGGTTAAATTTATTACAATTTTACCCCCTCAATAAATGGTGTAAATACAGGAACTAATTCAGGTTGACTAACAACCATTGTCGGAAAAGAGTGATCGCTATAATCTGTTCCCGGTGATAATGGAAAAGGTTCATCTTTCAGAGATATCCAGCTACCACCAGCAGCTTGAACAATTACCCAAGCACCTGCAATATCCCAAACCTTTGGTGTGGCTTCGATTCCACCCAAAACTGCACCAGTCGCTACTGTCAGAAAATTATAACTAGCAACTCCCAACATCCGCAGTTTACAGGGAAACCCTGGTTGAATTATTCCCGTACTGCGAGAACAGAGGTTAAAAAAATGATTTCCGCTGGGAGTATCTTGACTAGTATGAATAGCGTGATGATTCAAAAATGCTCCCGTTGGTGTTGTTAAACCTGAAGAATCAGGCCAAAAACCGTAAAAGGACTGATGATTTAATGGTGGTGCGTAAACATAGCCAAAAATGGGCATTCCTTGATAAAGTAAACCCAGAGAAATCGACCAAATGGGAATACCCCTTGTAAAGTTGGTTGTTCCATCTAAAGGATCGATTACCCAACACCATTCTGTATTGGGAAAAGTTTGATCACTTTCTTCACTTAAAATACCGTAACCTGAGAAATTAGAAGCGATCGCATCTCGAATTTCTTGATCAGCCCATTTATCAGCTTGAGTTACTAAACTCCCATCAGCTTTTTGAGAAGCTTCCACTTTCCCAAAATCTTGCATCAATTGTTGTCCCACTCTAGTAGTGGTAGTTTCAGAAAACTCTAAAATCGTGTTCCAAAAATCGTTCATTTGTTATTTGTTATTTGTCATTAGTTACTTTCTCGTCTGTTCCCTGTTCCCTGTTACCTTTAATCTAA
It encodes the following:
- a CDS encoding inositol monophosphatase family protein, which codes for MNDFWNTILEFSETTTTRVGQQLMQDFGKVEASQKADGSLVTQADKWADQEIRDAIASNFSGYGILSEESDQTFPNTEWCWVIDPLDGTTNFTRGIPIWSISLGLLYQGMPIFGYVYAPPLNHQSFYGFWPDSSGLTTPTGAFLNHHAIHTSQDTPSGNHFFNLCSRSTGIIQPGFPCKLRMLGVASYNFLTVATGAVLGGIEATPKVWDIAGAWVIVQAAGGSWISLKDEPFPLSPGTDYSDHSFPTMVVSQPELVPVFTPFIEGVKL